One Gelria sp. Kuro-4 DNA segment encodes these proteins:
- a CDS encoding GNAT family N-acetyltransferase, giving the protein MTGFRIRTLAAGEGEAARTLMREYLAELGLSFDPARLDADLVDPAAYYAPPQAAFFLAVTQDGEPVGTAAVRPLTADTCELKRMFVRGAYRGRGLGRLLVDAALEFARRAGYRRMKLDSRPDLTAALALYRRSGFRPCADYNGNERAGVFLEKEL; this is encoded by the coding sequence GTGACCGGTTTTCGGATACGCACCCTTGCGGCAGGTGAGGGCGAAGCAGCGCGGACGCTGATGCGCGAGTATCTGGCCGAGCTCGGGCTCAGCTTCGACCCGGCACGGCTGGATGCCGACCTGGTGGATCCGGCGGCCTACTATGCCCCGCCCCAGGCCGCCTTTTTCCTGGCGGTAACCCAGGACGGGGAGCCTGTGGGGACGGCAGCGGTACGGCCGCTTACGGCAGACACCTGTGAGCTGAAGCGGATGTTCGTCCGGGGGGCCTACCGCGGCCGAGGGCTGGGTCGGCTGCTCGTTGACGCCGCCCTGGAGTTTGCCCGCCGGGCCGGGTACAGGCGCATGAAACTGGACTCCCGCCCCGACCTTACGGCAGCGCTCGCCCTCTACCGGCGCAGCGGCTTTCGGCCCTGCGCGGATTACAACGGCAACGAACGCGCCGGGGTTTTTCTGGAAAAGGAGCTGTAG
- a CDS encoding NADP-dependent malic enzyme, whose amino-acid sequence MDVQEAALALHRERQGKISVESKVPLRTRADLSLAYTPGVAEPCRVIATRPEEVYTYTARGNLVAIVTDGSAVLGLGDIGPEAALPVMEGKAVLFKAFAGVDAFPLCLATKDVNAIVETVKLIAPTFGGINLEDISAPRCFTIEERLKAELPIPVFHDDQHGTAIVVAAGLLNALQVVEKSLAEASVVINGAGAAGVAIARLLKRVGVGDVILCDRAGALYPGRPGNSGIKEELAAMTNKECVRGDLSRAVRGRDVFIGVSAPGVLTADMVRTMAARAVVFAMANPVPEIWPEEAKAAGAAVVGTGRSDFPNQVNNVLAFPGVFRGALDARAPQITEEMKIAAARALAGLVGGELNAEHCLPDPFDPRVAPAVARAVKAAAGRS is encoded by the coding sequence ATGGATGTGCAGGAAGCGGCCCTGGCTTTGCACCGGGAAAGGCAGGGCAAGATCAGCGTGGAAAGCAAGGTCCCGCTGAGGACACGGGCGGACCTCAGCCTAGCCTATACACCGGGCGTAGCCGAACCCTGCCGGGTTATCGCCACCCGCCCGGAGGAGGTTTACACGTACACAGCGCGCGGCAACCTGGTGGCGATAGTAACCGACGGCAGCGCCGTGCTGGGACTGGGGGACATCGGCCCGGAGGCGGCCCTGCCGGTGATGGAAGGGAAGGCTGTACTCTTTAAGGCCTTTGCCGGCGTGGACGCTTTTCCCCTGTGCCTCGCCACCAAGGACGTGAACGCCATCGTGGAGACGGTAAAACTGATCGCTCCCACCTTTGGCGGCATCAACCTGGAGGACATCAGCGCGCCGCGCTGCTTTACCATTGAGGAGCGGCTCAAAGCCGAGCTTCCCATCCCGGTTTTCCACGACGACCAGCACGGCACGGCCATCGTCGTTGCGGCCGGCCTGCTCAATGCCCTGCAGGTGGTGGAAAAGAGCCTGGCCGAGGCGAGCGTGGTGATAAACGGTGCCGGCGCCGCCGGGGTGGCTATTGCGCGGCTGCTCAAGCGGGTGGGGGTCGGCGATGTGATCCTTTGCGACCGCGCCGGTGCCCTCTATCCAGGCCGGCCGGGCAACAGCGGCATTAAAGAAGAGCTGGCAGCGATGACCAATAAGGAGTGCGTGCGCGGGGACTTAAGCCGGGCCGTGCGCGGGCGCGATGTGTTCATCGGCGTGTCGGCACCCGGGGTCCTCACGGCGGACATGGTGCGTACCATGGCGGCCCGGGCGGTGGTGTTCGCCATGGCCAACCCGGTACCGGAGATCTGGCCGGAAGAAGCCAAGGCGGCCGGCGCTGCCGTGGTGGGCACCGGGCGCTCCGATTTTCCCAACCAGGTCAACAACGTGCTGGCCTTTCCCGGCGTGTTTCGAGGAGCGCTGGATGCGCGCGCCCCGCAGATAACAGAAGAAATGAAAATCGCTGCGGCCCGGGCGCTGGCGGGCCTGGTGGGGGGAGAGCTGAACGCAGAACACTGCCTGCCTGATCCCTTCGATCCCCGGGTGGCGCCGGCGGTGGCCCGAGCGGTTAAGGCCGCGGCGGGCCGGTCTTAA
- a CDS encoding glucosyl-3-phosphoglycerate synthase, translating into MPWNLTHPDLAPLARFFAPTNLTVAAVPLSETYRGKEPYVVYAHLPQPLAGPVVALLRGGPKASEILHFLAHLGLNVLELWHIRSLPEKDDLFYSELVPEALEMFSEVKVRSFPPQPLERLLSQQPAGLVVAGRPRREEARARFCARLASLPVNVAVVDIQEPLPDFSGSEGPVTLQHPPIPVFPWNSFPLSQLLRRKRSQGLKVAAALPTLNEEATVAKALSAALEVKAQGLLDEVFVVDSASTDRTAEIATGLGVPVYQAAGVGPELPPARGKGENLYKSLFLTDADIILWVDTDIETITPSFFTAPLAPLFAGPGIQLVKGFFKRPVRVTEQGTALGGGRVTELLVKPFLNLHYPGLASLVQPLSGVTAIRRRAAEEFFFPDHYGVEIALLLQAYRRWGPQALAQVDVGEVIHKSKSLEGLTEMSFQILQTVRDLDAVPTPGRRQDLFLRAYDEERSVTLVAKALPISWRPPKSALGAALDRGLSADGVLGAS; encoded by the coding sequence GTGCCTTGGAACCTGACCCATCCCGACCTGGCACCACTCGCCCGCTTTTTTGCCCCGACCAACCTTACGGTGGCAGCGGTTCCCCTCAGTGAAACGTACCGCGGCAAGGAGCCGTATGTTGTCTACGCTCACCTGCCCCAGCCCCTTGCCGGCCCGGTGGTGGCGCTGCTGCGCGGTGGGCCGAAAGCCAGTGAAATCCTGCACTTTTTGGCTCACCTGGGCCTCAATGTCCTGGAGCTCTGGCACATCAGGAGCCTGCCCGAGAAGGATGACCTCTTTTACAGCGAACTGGTACCCGAAGCGCTGGAGATGTTCAGCGAGGTGAAGGTGCGTTCCTTCCCGCCCCAGCCGCTGGAAAGACTGCTGTCCCAGCAGCCCGCCGGATTGGTGGTTGCGGGGCGGCCCCGGCGCGAAGAGGCCCGGGCCCGCTTCTGCGCGCGCCTCGCCAGCCTGCCGGTGAACGTGGCGGTGGTGGATATTCAAGAGCCTCTGCCGGATTTCAGCGGCAGCGAAGGCCCGGTGACCCTGCAGCACCCCCCGATCCCGGTGTTCCCCTGGAATTCCTTCCCGCTTTCCCAACTCCTCAGGCGCAAACGCAGCCAGGGACTTAAAGTGGCAGCCGCCCTGCCCACCCTAAACGAAGAAGCCACCGTGGCCAAGGCGCTCAGCGCCGCCCTGGAGGTGAAGGCGCAGGGGCTCCTCGATGAGGTGTTCGTGGTGGATTCGGCGTCCACCGACCGCACCGCAGAGATAGCCACCGGGCTGGGCGTGCCGGTGTACCAGGCGGCAGGAGTGGGGCCGGAGCTGCCGCCCGCGCGCGGGAAGGGCGAAAACCTCTACAAGTCCCTTTTTCTTACCGACGCCGATATCATCCTCTGGGTAGACACAGATATCGAAACCATCACCCCCAGTTTCTTCACCGCTCCCTTGGCACCCCTTTTCGCCGGTCCCGGGATTCAACTGGTCAAGGGCTTCTTCAAACGGCCGGTGCGCGTTACCGAGCAGGGCACGGCCTTAGGCGGCGGCCGCGTCACCGAGCTTTTGGTCAAACCCTTTCTAAACCTCCACTACCCCGGCCTGGCCAGCCTGGTGCAGCCGCTTTCCGGAGTAACCGCCATCCGGCGCCGGGCGGCAGAAGAGTTCTTCTTCCCCGATCACTACGGCGTGGAGATCGCCCTGCTGCTCCAAGCCTACCGCCGCTGGGGCCCGCAGGCGCTGGCCCAGGTGGATGTGGGGGAGGTCATCCACAAGTCCAAGAGCCTTGAGGGGCTTACCGAGATGTCCTTTCAAATCCTCCAAACCGTACGCGACCTGGACGCCGTCCCTACACCCGGCCGTCGCCAGGACCTTTTTCTGCGGGCTTACGATGAAGAGCGCAGCGTCACCCTGGTGGCCAAGGCCCTGCCCATCTCCTGGCGGCCGCCGAAAAGCGCGCTGGGGGCCGCGCTTGACCGGGGATTGAGCGCGGATGGTGTCCTGGGAGCTTCCTAG
- the pckA gene encoding phosphoenolpyruvate carboxykinase (ATP) produces the protein MHKSDYGLADLGLNHPGQVHRNLSVAELVEAALHRGEGVLTAGGALRVATGKYTGRSPHDKFVVDRPALHDRIWWGNNAPFEPERFERLYRRLLAYLEQRELFIFDGFAGADPRYRLPIRVVNELAWQNLFAHQLFRRPTAEELKAHEPGFTIIAAPGFKADPALDGTNSEAFIVLDFERRLVLIGGTSYAGEIKKSVFTVMNYLLPLKGVLSMHCSANQGEDGDVALFFGLSGTGKTTLSADPQRFLIGDDEHGWSDEGIFNFEGGCYAKCIRLSQEHEPQIWGAIRFGTVLENVVLDPATRLPDYADDSLTENTRAAYPLDHIPGAVLSGTGGVPRTIIFLTADAFGVLPPIARLTREQAMYQFISGYTSKLAGTERGVTEPQATFSTCFGAPFLPLAPTVYAELLGRRIDRHGTDVYLVNTGWSGGSYGVGQRMNLAYTRAMVRAAVSGQLRDVPCTPDPIFKVLVPQSCPGVPAQVLRPQEAWEDKEAYARTARALAARFAANVEKFGTVPAAVLKAGPQA, from the coding sequence ATGCATAAATCCGACTACGGGCTGGCAGACCTGGGCCTCAACCACCCGGGGCAGGTCCACCGCAACCTTTCCGTGGCGGAACTGGTGGAGGCGGCCCTGCACCGGGGCGAAGGCGTGCTCACCGCCGGCGGTGCCTTGCGCGTCGCCACCGGCAAATACACCGGACGTTCACCCCACGACAAGTTCGTAGTGGACAGGCCGGCACTGCACGACCGCATCTGGTGGGGAAACAACGCCCCTTTTGAGCCGGAGCGGTTTGAGCGGCTCTACCGGCGCCTCCTGGCTTACCTCGAGCAGCGCGAGCTCTTCATCTTCGATGGTTTCGCCGGCGCCGACCCACGCTACCGGCTGCCCATCCGCGTGGTGAACGAGCTGGCCTGGCAAAACCTCTTCGCGCACCAGCTGTTCCGGCGGCCCACGGCGGAGGAACTAAAGGCCCACGAGCCCGGCTTCACCATCATTGCGGCCCCCGGGTTCAAGGCCGACCCGGCGCTGGACGGGACCAACTCCGAGGCCTTCATTGTGCTCGATTTTGAGCGGCGGCTGGTGCTCATCGGCGGCACCTCTTACGCCGGGGAGATCAAGAAATCCGTCTTTACCGTCATGAACTACCTGCTGCCCCTTAAGGGTGTCCTTTCCATGCACTGCTCCGCCAACCAGGGCGAAGACGGCGACGTAGCCCTGTTTTTCGGCCTCTCGGGCACCGGTAAGACCACCCTCTCCGCCGACCCGCAGCGCTTCCTCATCGGCGACGATGAGCACGGCTGGTCTGACGAGGGCATCTTTAATTTTGAAGGCGGCTGCTATGCCAAGTGCATCCGGCTCTCCCAAGAGCACGAGCCGCAAATCTGGGGGGCCATCCGCTTTGGGACAGTTCTGGAAAACGTTGTGCTGGATCCGGCGACACGCCTGCCGGACTACGCCGACGACAGCCTTACTGAGAATACGCGCGCGGCGTACCCCCTGGATCACATCCCCGGCGCGGTGCTGAGCGGTACGGGAGGCGTCCCGCGCACGATAATCTTCCTCACGGCCGATGCCTTTGGGGTGTTGCCGCCCATTGCCCGGCTCACCCGCGAGCAGGCCATGTATCAGTTTATCTCCGGCTATACCAGCAAACTGGCGGGTACCGAGCGCGGTGTCACCGAACCTCAGGCCACTTTTTCGACCTGCTTCGGGGCGCCCTTCCTGCCGCTCGCGCCTACGGTGTATGCAGAACTATTGGGCCGGCGCATCGACCGGCACGGTACCGATGTTTACCTGGTGAACACCGGCTGGTCAGGCGGCTCCTACGGGGTGGGGCAGCGCATGAACCTGGCCTACACCCGCGCCATGGTGCGGGCGGCGGTAAGCGGCCAACTGCGCGATGTACCCTGCACCCCGGACCCCATCTTCAAGGTTTTGGTACCGCAAAGCTGTCCCGGTGTCCCGGCGCAGGTGCTGCGGCCGCAGGAGGCATGGGAGGATAAAGAGGCTTACGCGCGGACAGCCCGCGCTCTGGCGGCCCGCTTTGCCGCCAATGTCGAGAAGTTCGGCACCGTTCCGGCGGCAGTATTAAAGGCCGGGCCGCAGGCTTAG
- a CDS encoding O-acetyl-ADP-ribose deacetylase yields MEVTWSGTRVLLVQGDITRQETDAIVNAANSSLLGGGGVDGAIHRAAGPKLHEECLAIRARQGGCPTGQAVITTGGNLPARYVIHTVGPVWYGGERGEAELLRQAYTNSLRLAREKGLRSIAFPSISTGAYRFPIGRAAAVALGAVRDFLDGYPGAFAEVRLVLYSAADLAAYEAALQALSGEGVE; encoded by the coding sequence ATGGAGGTAACATGGAGCGGCACGCGGGTGCTGCTGGTACAGGGGGATATCACGCGGCAGGAGACGGACGCCATTGTCAACGCCGCCAACAGCAGTCTTTTGGGCGGCGGGGGCGTGGACGGGGCTATTCACCGCGCAGCGGGACCCAAGCTGCATGAAGAGTGCCTCGCCATCCGCGCCCGGCAGGGCGGCTGCCCCACCGGGCAGGCTGTCATCACGACGGGCGGCAACCTCCCGGCCCGTTACGTCATACACACGGTAGGTCCGGTCTGGTACGGCGGCGAGCGGGGCGAGGCGGAGCTGCTGCGCCAGGCTTACACCAACAGCTTGCGCCTGGCCCGGGAGAAGGGCCTGAGGTCAATCGCCTTTCCTTCGATTAGCACCGGCGCCTACCGTTTTCCCATCGGCCGGGCAGCGGCCGTCGCTCTGGGTGCTGTGCGCGACTTTTTAGACGGGTACCCGGGAGCTTTTGCCGAGGTGCGGCTGGTGCTTTACTCGGCGGCCGACCTGGCGGCTTATGAAGCGGCTCTACAGGCGCTGTCGGGGGAAGGTGTGGAATAA